One region of Chryseobacterium sp. C-71 genomic DNA includes:
- the murG gene encoding undecaprenyldiphospho-muramoylpentapeptide beta-N-acetylglucosaminyltransferase has protein sequence MNKKLKVLLSGGGTGGHIFPAIAIADEIKKRFPDAEFLFIGANGKMEMEKVPQAGYKIEGIDIAGIDRGNILSNLGLPFKILKSLSKSKRIIKNFAPDFAVGTGGFASGPALYEASKMGIPIFIQEQNAHAGVTNKILSKKAKAVFTAYPKVEGFPAEKIKFLGNPIRENIISGMQETSEAKEKMGLDQNKLTILSVGGSLGSRTLNNGWKDNLDHLKEKGYQLIWQTGKLDYKEIVDSCQLSVDGSSDNQQPTTSNQIQIKEFIKDMETAYSAADVIVSRAGAIAISELAVAQKPVLLVPFPFAAEDHQTKNAMTLVEKNAAKMVKDSEMQGKFWNTLSEICENESVRKEMSKNLLYFAKPNAAKEIVDEIFKIIK, from the coding sequence ATGAACAAAAAACTAAAAGTATTACTAAGCGGTGGCGGAACAGGAGGACACATCTTCCCGGCCATTGCTATTGCAGACGAAATCAAGAAAAGATTTCCTGATGCAGAATTTTTGTTCATCGGTGCCAACGGAAAAATGGAAATGGAAAAAGTTCCGCAGGCAGGTTATAAAATTGAAGGAATTGATATTGCAGGAATCGATAGAGGAAATATTTTATCCAATTTGGGTCTGCCTTTCAAGATTTTGAAAAGTTTATCTAAATCTAAAAGAATAATTAAAAATTTCGCTCCGGATTTTGCGGTGGGAACAGGCGGTTTTGCGAGCGGCCCCGCTTTATATGAAGCAAGCAAAATGGGGATTCCGATTTTTATTCAGGAACAAAATGCGCATGCAGGAGTGACGAATAAAATATTAAGTAAGAAAGCAAAAGCAGTTTTCACAGCTTATCCAAAAGTGGAGGGTTTTCCGGCTGAAAAAATAAAGTTTTTGGGAAATCCGATTCGTGAAAATATCATTTCAGGAATGCAGGAAACTTCCGAGGCAAAAGAGAAAATGGGTTTAGATCAAAATAAACTCACGATTCTTTCGGTTGGTGGTTCATTAGGCTCAAGAACACTAAACAACGGCTGGAAAGATAATTTAGATCATTTAAAAGAAAAAGGGTATCAGTTAATCTGGCAAACCGGAAAATTGGATTATAAAGAGATAGTTGATAGTTGTCAGTTGTCAGTTGATGGAAGTTCCGACAACCAACAACCAACAACCAGCAACCAGATCCAAATAAAAGAATTCATCAAAGACATGGAAACTGCCTATTCTGCAGCTGATGTCATAGTTTCAAGAGCGGGTGCAATTGCCATTTCAGAGTTAGCTGTTGCTCAGAAACCTGTTTTATTGGTGCCATTTCCGTTTGCAGCGGAAGATCATCAAACTAAAAATGCGATGACTTTAGTTGAAAAAAACGCGGCCAAAATGGTAAAAGACTCGGAAATGCAGGGAAAATTCTGGAATACATTATCAGAGATCTGCGAAAATGAAAGTGTAAGAAAAGAAATGTCAAAAAATCTGCTATATTTTGCTAAACCCAATGCGGCGAAGGAGATTGTGGATGAGATATTTAAAATAATTAAGTAA
- the murC gene encoding UDP-N-acetylmuramate--L-alanine ligase → MNNLETYQNFYFVGIGGIGMSALARYFHASGKKVLGYDKTNTKLTTALMSEGIDIVFEDFIDDKITSLQKENTLIIYTPAIKKLGILDYFNENSFEVLKRAKVLGLITENTDCIAVAGTHGKTTTSTLVAHLCKEADLPFSCFLGGISENFKSNFLYNGTQYSVVEADEYDRSFLNLSPDWAVITSTDADHLDIYGDKNTIEEGFRQFAALVPADQQLFVRKGIEIGRAHKTYAVNEVADYYSDNLRMDYDKIYFDFHTPTETVKDFVWDVPGIHNVENATVALAILSNLGVDFETLKKAIANFKGIKRRYTKHIYPSGKIYIDDYAHHPTEINAVVGSIKTFYPDKKLLVVFQPHLFSRTRDFVDGFAESLSNSEELILLDIYPARELQENFEGITSDWLLEKVTLDKKEISGLSEAFNKIKEKEFDILLTVGAGNIDILYDPICEWLSGNNF, encoded by the coding sequence ATGAACAATTTAGAAACATATCAAAATTTTTACTTCGTCGGTATAGGAGGTATCGGGATGAGTGCTTTAGCGCGTTATTTCCATGCTTCGGGCAAAAAAGTTTTGGGCTACGATAAAACCAATACAAAATTGACGACGGCTTTGATGAGTGAAGGAATTGATATTGTTTTTGAAGATTTCATTGATGATAAAATCACGTCACTTCAAAAAGAAAATACATTGATAATTTATACTCCAGCAATTAAAAAGTTGGGAATTTTAGATTATTTTAATGAAAATAGCTTTGAAGTTTTAAAACGTGCAAAAGTTTTAGGTTTAATTACCGAAAACACTGATTGCATCGCTGTTGCTGGAACTCATGGAAAGACAACGACGTCTACTTTGGTTGCGCACTTGTGCAAAGAAGCAGATTTGCCTTTTTCATGTTTTTTAGGTGGAATTTCTGAGAATTTTAAATCAAATTTCCTTTATAATGGAACTCAGTATTCTGTGGTGGAAGCCGATGAATACGACAGAAGTTTCCTTAACCTTTCTCCGGATTGGGCAGTGATTACTTCGACAGATGCTGATCATTTGGATATTTACGGCGATAAAAATACGATTGAAGAAGGTTTCAGGCAGTTTGCAGCTTTAGTTCCTGCAGACCAACAGCTTTTTGTAAGAAAAGGAATAGAAATCGGCAGAGCGCATAAAACCTACGCCGTAAACGAAGTTGCCGACTATTACTCAGACAATCTTCGCATGGATTATGATAAAATCTATTTTGATTTTCATACACCAACGGAAACGGTAAAAGATTTTGTCTGGGACGTTCCGGGGATTCATAATGTAGAAAATGCAACGGTTGCATTGGCAATTTTAAGCAATCTTGGAGTTGATTTTGAAACGTTGAAGAAGGCAATTGCCAATTTTAAAGGCATAAAAAGAAGATATACAAAACATATTTATCCGAGCGGTAAAATTTATATTGACGATTATGCACATCATCCTACAGAGATTAATGCAGTTGTTGGTTCGATCAAAACATTTTATCCTGATAAAAAATTGTTGGTGGTTTTCCAGCCGCATTTGTTCAGCAGAACGAGAGATTTTGTGGATGGATTTGCTGAAAGTTTAAGCAATTCTGAAGAGTTGATTTTGTTGGATATTTATCCTGCAAGAGAACTTCAGGAGAATTTTGAAGGAATTACTTCAGATTGGTTGTTGGAAAAAGTGACTTTAGATAAAAAGGAAATTTCAGGTTTGTCTGAAGCTTTTAATAAGATAAAAGAAAAAGAATTTGACATTTTGTTAACAGTCGGAGCAGGAAATATTGATATACTGTATGACCCGATCTGTGAATGGTTGAGTGGAAATAATTTTTAA
- a CDS encoding FtsW/RodA/SpoVE family cell cycle protein, producing MNEQYTDENKFEYLKGDKVLWMVIIVISIFSIFPVYSASSNLEYIVNNGTTTGHVMKHMFFVILGLVIMRFVGVVKYEYIGKLSSILLGLMILLLVVTMFTGQTIDGASASRWLKIPGTPISFQPSSFAFLMLIIYLCRYLTKKITRERTVGENVGFIFGPILLVFVLVAKDNGSTALMILMVSVIVLIIGQLHWKYIAGFISSSFVAIVLFLLVALNTNLIGGNRVHTWMSRIETFTSSKAKTADVDDESVKAKNYQVMQAKAAIVHGGITGMGPGKSALKQMLPQSASDFIFAVIVEEYGAIGAVFLISMYLIMIIRIVMIASKMPAFFGSLLVLSLGVMIFVQLAVNIAVAVNLIPVTGQPLPLISYGGTSMLVTYLQLGIILNISSRIQIYDEEGMGKKQSIVEINDIA from the coding sequence ATGAACGAACAGTACACAGACGAAAACAAGTTTGAATATCTAAAGGGCGATAAAGTGCTTTGGATGGTCATTATTGTGATCTCTATTTTCTCGATTTTCCCCGTGTATTCTGCAAGTTCAAATTTGGAATACATTGTCAATAACGGAACTACAACGGGTCACGTTATGAAGCATATGTTTTTTGTTATCTTAGGATTGGTCATCATGAGATTCGTTGGTGTGGTCAAATACGAATACATCGGTAAGCTCAGCAGTATTTTGCTTGGTTTAATGATTCTCTTATTGGTGGTAACCATGTTTACCGGACAAACGATTGATGGAGCGAGCGCCTCAAGATGGTTGAAAATTCCTGGAACACCGATTTCATTTCAGCCTTCGTCATTTGCGTTTTTAATGTTGATTATTTACTTGTGCAGATATTTAACTAAAAAAATAACCAGAGAGCGTACGGTTGGTGAAAATGTAGGGTTTATTTTCGGGCCGATTTTATTGGTTTTTGTACTCGTGGCAAAAGATAACGGTTCTACAGCTTTGATGATTTTAATGGTTTCAGTAATCGTTTTGATCATCGGACAGCTTCACTGGAAGTACATTGCAGGATTTATTTCATCATCCTTTGTAGCGATTGTTCTGTTTTTATTGGTTGCCTTAAACACCAATCTGATCGGTGGAAACCGTGTGCATACTTGGATGAGCCGTATCGAAACATTTACCTCAAGCAAAGCAAAAACAGCTGATGTTGATGATGAAAGTGTAAAGGCAAAAAACTATCAGGTCATGCAGGCAAAAGCTGCAATCGTTCACGGTGGAATTACCGGAATGGGACCTGGAAAAAGTGCATTAAAACAAATGCTTCCACAGTCTGCATCAGATTTTATTTTTGCAGTAATTGTTGAAGAATATGGTGCAATAGGAGCGGTTTTCCTCATCAGTATGTATCTTATTATGATTATCAGAATAGTGATGATAGCGAGTAAGATGCCTGCGTTTTTTGGCTCACTGCTCGTACTCAGTCTCGGGGTGATGATTTTTGTACAGTTAGCAGTTAATATTGCCGTTGCTGTCAATCTGATTCCGGTTACCGGACAGCCGTTGCCATTAATAAGTTATGGGGGAACATCTATGTTGGTGACCTATTTACAGTTAGGAATTATTTTAAATATAAGCTCAAGAATCCAGATATATGATGAAGAAGGAATGGGCAAAAAACAAAGCATCGTCGAGATCAATGATATTGCTTAG
- the ftsZ gene encoding cell division protein FtsZ, whose amino-acid sequence MENIGTQGFSFDLPKGNSSIIKVIGVGGGGNNALKHMYEKGIHGVDFVICNTDAQTLDNNPVSNKVQLGVTITEGLGAGADPEVGEKAAIESIEEIKAAMGQNTKMVFITAGMGGGTGTGAAPVIAKVAKDMGILTVGIVTVPFSFEGKRRLDQAELGLDKLRNNVDSLIVINNDKLRQQFGNLGFKQGFSKADEVLTNAAKGMAEVITGYFDVNIDFRDAKSVLQNSGTALMSTGTASGENKAEEAVRKALDSPLLNDNKITGARNVLLLIRSGVEEATMDEIGIIMDYIQKEAGHTADIIFGVGADEELGDAVSVLVIATGFSNDNQKFSGPTEKIRIGLNDALETPKASPFKTRDEREVSPEQGYDFGGKNLFRLDDEEQDTPQFKMSASEKKMIIEDEDVKTEIKFSDREEDTLESPIQSWRNEESSAQDDVNLFSFDDDPNDLEIQSFSFDFENKKEEPKDNSFKNNYSDEKAVEFNFTVNEPIVEPKYDFGQPKNEVETSAVIERVEETTHKVETFYQTQEQPKAEEKPVVEKRVEIETTRHTESEFTFVNKPADQERASERRNKLKEFNSRYQNFDHVNEFESVPAFKRKNISIDGSNASDQNINTYLSDNNGNMQIRENRFLNKDVD is encoded by the coding sequence ATGGAAAATATAGGCACACAAGGATTTTCATTTGATCTGCCAAAAGGAAATTCTTCGATCATTAAAGTTATCGGTGTTGGTGGCGGCGGAAACAATGCCCTGAAACACATGTACGAAAAAGGGATTCACGGGGTAGATTTCGTGATTTGCAATACCGATGCGCAGACTTTAGATAACAATCCGGTTTCAAATAAAGTTCAGTTGGGAGTTACCATTACTGAAGGTCTTGGAGCAGGTGCTGATCCTGAAGTGGGTGAAAAAGCAGCAATCGAAAGTATCGAAGAAATCAAAGCTGCGATGGGACAAAACACCAAAATGGTTTTCATTACTGCAGGAATGGGTGGTGGTACTGGTACAGGTGCTGCCCCGGTTATTGCTAAAGTTGCCAAAGACATGGGAATTCTTACGGTAGGTATCGTTACCGTTCCTTTCAGCTTTGAAGGGAAAAGAAGATTGGATCAGGCAGAATTAGGTTTAGATAAATTAAGAAATAACGTTGATTCATTAATTGTCATCAACAATGATAAATTAAGACAGCAATTCGGAAATCTTGGTTTTAAACAAGGGTTCTCAAAAGCCGATGAAGTTTTAACCAATGCTGCAAAAGGTATGGCAGAGGTTATTACCGGTTATTTTGATGTCAACATTGACTTTAGAGATGCTAAATCTGTGCTTCAGAATTCTGGTACGGCATTGATGTCTACAGGAACGGCTTCAGGTGAAAATAAAGCTGAGGAAGCAGTTAGAAAGGCATTAGACTCTCCGTTACTGAACGACAACAAAATTACAGGTGCAAGAAATGTGTTATTGTTGATCAGAAGCGGTGTAGAAGAAGCTACGATGGATGAAATCGGTATCATCATGGATTATATCCAGAAAGAAGCTGGTCACACAGCAGACATCATTTTTGGAGTTGGTGCTGATGAAGAATTAGGTGATGCGGTAAGTGTATTGGTGATTGCTACTGGTTTTTCTAATGATAACCAAAAGTTTTCAGGTCCTACTGAGAAAATCAGAATTGGTTTAAATGATGCTTTGGAAACTCCTAAAGCTTCACCTTTTAAAACAAGAGACGAGAGAGAAGTTTCTCCTGAGCAAGGTTATGATTTTGGCGGAAAAAATCTTTTCAGACTAGATGATGAAGAGCAGGATACGCCACAATTTAAGATGTCGGCTTCTGAAAAAAAAATGATTATCGAGGATGAAGATGTAAAAACTGAAATAAAATTCTCTGATAGAGAGGAAGATACATTGGAAAGCCCTATTCAGAGCTGGAGAAACGAAGAATCAAGTGCTCAAGACGATGTTAATTTGTTTTCTTTTGATGACGATCCGAATGATTTAGAAATTCAGTCTTTCTCTTTCGATTTTGAAAATAAAAAAGAAGAGCCAAAAGACAATTCTTTCAAAAACAATTATTCTGATGAAAAAGCGGTTGAATTTAACTTTACGGTGAACGAACCAATCGTTGAACCTAAATATGATTTCGGACAGCCAAAAAATGAAGTTGAAACGTCTGCAGTAATCGAGAGAGTAGAGGAAACAACTCACAAGGTTGAAACTTTTTATCAGACTCAGGAGCAGCCAAAAGCTGAAGAAAAACCTGTTGTTGAAAAAAGAGTGGAAATAGAAACTACGAGACACACAGAATCTGAATTCACTTTCGTTAACAAACCTGCAGATCAGGAAAGAGCATCAGAAAGAAGAAACAAGCTGAAAGAATTCAACTCTCGTTATCAGAATTTTGATCATGTGAATGAATTTGAATCTGTACCGGCTTTCAAGAGAAAAAATATCTCTATTGACGGCTCCAATGCCTCAGACCAAAATATAAACACGTATTTGTCTGATAACAACGGAAACATGCAGATCAGAGAAAACAGATTTTTAAATAAAGATGTAGATTAA
- a CDS encoding GxxExxY protein, whose amino-acid sequence MTENEISSLVFDAGIKIHRKLGIGLYENVYEQCLIHELKIKGLNVESQKDIAVEYEGLIIEKAFRVDLFIENKVIVEIKAVPEINDYHFFQLLNYLRISNIKLGMILNFHSTLFKNGVKRVVNKL is encoded by the coding sequence ATGACAGAAAATGAAATTTCAAGTTTAGTTTTTGATGCAGGAATAAAAATTCATCGCAAACTTGGAATCGGTCTTTATGAAAATGTGTACGAACAATGCTTAATTCACGAATTGAAAATAAAAGGATTAAATGTTGAGAGTCAAAAAGATATAGCTGTCGAGTATGAAGGTTTGATAATAGAAAAAGCTTTCAGAGTAGATTTATTTATTGAAAACAAAGTTATTGTTGAAATAAAAGCAGTTCCGGAAATTAATGATTATCATTTTTTCCAACTTTTAAATTATTTGAGAATATCAAACATAAAATTAGGAATGATTTTAAATTTTCATTCTACACTATTTAAAAACGGAGTAAAAAGAGTAGTAAACAAATTATAA
- the murD gene encoding UDP-N-acetylmuramoyl-L-alanine--D-glutamate ligase, translating into MKIVVLGGGESGCGAAYLAKKKGLEVFLSDKGAIKDHYKQFLTENNIEFEEGNHDEAKILSADWIVKSPGIPKKAEMIQKIHEKGIRISSEIEFASEFTNAKIIAITGSNGKTTTTSLIYYILKSDGMNVGLGGNIGYSFAKQVADENHEYYVLEVSSFQLDDIQNFRPYISLLLNLSQDHLDQYNYNYEEYALAKFRIAENQENDNFFIYNKDDEMSKNILEKFEIKAKMIPFSTKEKLNEGGFIDEQELIVKLKDKFSMKIDELSLMGTHNVGNSLAASIAGKILEINNESIRNSLMTFQAVEHRLELVTEIDGVKFINDSKATNVNATYYALESMKTPTVWIVGGQDKGNDYSEIENLVKRKVKAIVCLGIDNQKIIDFFKDKKEFIYDTSSMEEAVKISKSLAKSGDTVLLSPCCASFDLFKNYEDRGNQFKEQVLKATANSNS; encoded by the coding sequence ATGAAAATAGTTGTTTTAGGAGGTGGAGAAAGCGGTTGTGGTGCTGCTTATTTGGCTAAAAAGAAAGGTTTGGAAGTATTTCTTTCAGACAAAGGAGCCATTAAGGATCATTACAAGCAGTTTCTGACTGAGAATAATATTGAATTCGAAGAAGGAAACCACGATGAAGCAAAAATCTTAAGCGCAGATTGGATTGTAAAAAGCCCTGGAATTCCCAAGAAGGCAGAGATGATTCAAAAAATTCATGAGAAAGGAATCAGAATTTCTTCTGAAATAGAATTTGCTTCAGAATTTACCAACGCCAAGATTATCGCCATCACCGGAAGTAACGGAAAAACAACTACAACGTCTTTGATTTACTACATTCTGAAAAGTGACGGAATGAATGTAGGTTTGGGCGGAAACATTGGTTACAGTTTTGCAAAGCAGGTTGCAGATGAAAACCATGAATATTATGTTTTGGAGGTAAGCTCATTCCAGCTGGATGATATTCAGAACTTCAGACCCTATATTTCTTTATTGTTGAATTTGTCTCAGGATCATTTAGATCAGTACAATTACAACTACGAAGAATATGCTCTGGCAAAATTCAGAATCGCTGAAAATCAGGAGAATGACAATTTTTTCATCTACAATAAAGATGATGAAATGAGCAAAAATATTCTAGAGAAATTTGAAATCAAAGCGAAGATGATTCCTTTCTCTACCAAAGAGAAACTGAATGAAGGTGGTTTTATAGATGAGCAAGAATTAATTGTAAAGCTTAAAGATAAATTCTCGATGAAAATCGATGAACTGTCTTTAATGGGAACTCACAATGTTGGCAACAGCTTAGCCGCTTCAATTGCCGGTAAAATATTGGAAATCAATAATGAAAGCATCAGAAATTCATTGATGACCTTTCAGGCAGTTGAGCACAGACTCGAATTGGTAACTGAAATTGATGGTGTAAAATTTATCAATGACAGCAAAGCGACCAATGTGAATGCAACGTATTACGCCTTAGAAAGTATGAAAACCCCGACCGTTTGGATTGTTGGCGGACAAGATAAAGGAAATGACTACTCAGAAATTGAGAATTTAGTTAAAAGAAAAGTAAAAGCAATTGTTTGCTTAGGAATTGACAATCAAAAAATTATAGACTTCTTTAAAGATAAAAAAGAGTTTATTTATGATACTTCCAGTATGGAAGAAGCGGTGAAAATATCGAAATCATTAGCGAAAAGCGGTGATACGGTTTTATTATCACCATGTTGCGCAAGCTTCGATTTATTTAAAAATTACGAAGACCGTGGCAATCAGTTTAAAGAACAGGTTTTAAAAGCAACAGCTAATAGCAACAGCTAA
- the ftsA gene encoding cell division protein FtsA — protein sequence MENQEYSVGLDIGTTKIVAIVGRRNAHGKIEILGVGKAKSLGVHKGIVNNISQTINSIKAAVAEAQSSAGVPIHKVTVGIAGKHIRSLQHSDYIMRENPDRFITDDDIEALKDQVKKLVMLPGEEIIHVLPQEYKVDSEGEIQEPVGMHGKRLEANFHVVVGQMGSIRNIARCVREAGLEMEALTLEPLASSEAVLTKEEKEAGVAIVDIGGGTTDIAIFKDNIIRHTCVIPYGGGIITEDIKEGCSIIEKHAEQLKVKFGSAVPELEKDSTFVTIPGLHGRPDKEISLKTLAQIINARVEEILEMVNTELKAYGAFEQKKKLIAGIVLTGGGSNLKHLRQLANYTTGFDSRIGFANEYIANDKNQYLKGPEFATSIGLLMESLKIRDKKTIAVEEIVETKVEAKIESTQTTESANTEVQQTIVQQPIHEAQVPVQTSRPSKPTFGQSLMEKVKKFFEEVE from the coding sequence ATGGAAAATCAAGAGTATTCAGTAGGTCTTGACATCGGGACAACCAAGATTGTCGCCATTGTCGGAAGGAGGAATGCACACGGGAAAATAGAAATTCTCGGTGTTGGTAAGGCCAAAAGTCTTGGAGTTCATAAGGGAATTGTGAATAATATTTCACAAACCATCAACTCCATTAAAGCAGCTGTGGCAGAAGCACAGTCGAGTGCAGGTGTACCTATCCATAAGGTCACCGTGGGTATTGCGGGTAAACACATTCGTTCGCTGCAGCATTCAGATTACATTATGCGTGAGAATCCGGACAGATTTATCACAGATGATGACATCGAAGCGCTGAAAGACCAGGTGAAAAAACTGGTCATGCTACCGGGTGAAGAAATTATTCATGTCTTACCGCAGGAATATAAGGTTGATTCTGAAGGAGAAATTCAGGAGCCTGTCGGAATGCACGGAAAACGTCTTGAAGCCAATTTTCATGTTGTTGTAGGACAAATGGGAAGCATCAGAAACATCGCAAGATGTGTAAGAGAAGCAGGTTTGGAGATGGAAGCGCTAACTTTAGAGCCTTTAGCATCTTCTGAAGCCGTTCTTACCAAAGAAGAGAAAGAAGCAGGAGTAGCCATTGTAGATATCGGTGGTGGTACTACAGATATTGCTATTTTTAAAGATAATATCATCCGTCATACTTGCGTCATCCCTTACGGAGGCGGAATTATTACGGAAGACATCAAAGAAGGCTGTTCAATTATAGAAAAGCACGCTGAGCAATTAAAGGTTAAGTTCGGTTCTGCAGTTCCTGAATTGGAAAAAGACAGCACATTTGTAACGATTCCTGGGCTTCACGGTAGACCGGATAAAGAAATTTCATTAAAAACTTTAGCACAGATCATCAATGCGAGAGTGGAGGAGATTTTGGAAATGGTCAACACGGAGTTAAAGGCTTACGGAGCTTTCGAACAAAAGAAAAAACTGATTGCAGGAATTGTTCTTACAGGTGGTGGTTCAAACTTGAAGCATCTTCGTCAGCTGGCAAATTATACTACAGGATTCGATAGTAGAATTGGTTTCGCAAATGAATATATTGCCAACGATAAAAACCAGTATCTTAAAGGACCGGAATTTGCAACATCTATCGGTTTACTGATGGAAAGTTTGAAGATCAGAGATAAAAAAACGATTGCTGTAGAAGAAATTGTTGAAACTAAAGTTGAGGCTAAAATAGAGTCTACACAGACTACCGAATCTGCAAACACAGAAGTGCAGCAGACAATAGTTCAACAGCCGATTCATGAAGCACAGGTTCCTGTACAAACATCAAGACCTTCAAAACCAACATTCGGACAGTCTCTGATGGAAAAAGTGAAAAAATTCTTTGAAGAAGTAGAATAA
- a CDS encoding cell division protein FtsQ/DivIB, protein MKNKYRILKIAITVIILGFLLSFSLKKFSDQKITDEKISVKMNEKTPVYFIDEKDIKQIVIKENPSGKVGDLNIPELEKKINALPAVDSANVYLNLNGKLNLDIKQRVPVFRLNYNGKDFYVDEKGTEFPISKTYSHPCMLVTGDVKKDEYEKLAELVDKIDKDDFSKKYFIGISKYKDSYNLLTSEGNYKVEIGDLENIELKVKGFKTFVEKYLVFQDPQKYSMVSVKYQNQIVTTLNPYFKENDSILKAGHKDLAKTPVAVVTVKKPEIHLKPAVKKANSTSLKPKENTKPKAVVKPKEKKKPATKPKTKAKVKIE, encoded by the coding sequence ATGAAAAACAAATACAGAATTTTAAAAATTGCCATCACAGTAATCATTCTTGGGTTCCTGCTGAGTTTCTCTTTGAAGAAATTTAGTGACCAGAAGATTACAGATGAGAAAATTTCTGTAAAAATGAATGAGAAAACTCCGGTGTACTTTATTGACGAAAAAGATATCAAGCAAATCGTTATCAAAGAAAATCCGTCAGGAAAGGTTGGAGATTTAAATATTCCGGAATTGGAAAAGAAAATCAATGCACTTCCAGCTGTAGACAGTGCGAATGTGTATTTAAATTTAAATGGAAAACTGAATTTAGATATCAAACAGCGAGTTCCGGTTTTCAGGTTAAATTATAATGGAAAAGATTTTTACGTAGACGAGAAAGGAACAGAATTTCCGATTTCCAAAACCTATTCTCATCCTTGTATGCTGGTGACAGGTGATGTGAAGAAAGACGAATATGAAAAGCTTGCGGAATTGGTTGATAAAATTGACAAAGATGATTTTAGTAAAAAATATTTCATCGGAATTTCAAAATATAAAGACAGCTACAATCTTCTGACGAGCGAAGGAAATTATAAAGTGGAGATTGGAGATTTAGAAAATATTGAATTAAAAGTAAAAGGTTTTAAAACTTTTGTTGAGAAATATCTTGTTTTTCAGGATCCTCAGAAATACAGTATGGTTTCGGTAAAATATCAGAATCAGATTGTAACGACTCTGAATCCTTATTTTAAAGAAAATGACAGTATTTTAAAAGCAGGGCATAAAGATTTAGCGAAAACTCCGGTAGCAGTTGTTACAGTTAAAAAACCAGAAATCCATCTGAAACCAGCAGTAAAAAAGGCGAATTCAACTTCTTTAAAACCAAAAGAAAATACAAAGCCTAAAGCTGTCGTCAAACCCAAGGAGAAAAAGAAACCGGCCACGAAGCCTAAGACGAAAGCAAAAGTCAAAATAGAATAA